The Sphingorhabdus lutea genome segment CTGCTGGATTTACGCAGGCTGTCTGGTGCGCTGCCCCGGCCATTATCAGACACATTGATGTTAATGTTCACATTTGCGCCGCGTCCTGAAATTTGCGGCACAATATTTCCCCCGCTACTTGGCACAAATAATTCAGGGCCATTTTCCCCCACCATATATGCCCGGCCCGATGATACTGGCCCACCTGTGGCCCGCCCCGGTGCGCCCAATGCCGCCGCGGCAACTTGGCCCAAACTGCCCAAAATCCCGCTTATCCCGACGCTTTGCCCCCCTGCACTGGCGCCAAATATTGTCCCAATACCCGATTTAATCGCAGAGGATGCAATATCGGACAAAACCGATAATGCAATTTTACGCAAATCCTCAAAACCAAATTTGCCCCGCTCTATCGCGCTTAATAACCCGCGTTCAAGCCCGCGGCCCGCCCGTTCCAACCCATCGGCAAATGGCCCGTCAAGCTGGGTCTTCATGCTTTGTAAATCGCGGGCAAAGCCGCCCGTGTCGGCGCGTATGGCGATGACAAGTTCATCAATATCCCTATTCATCTGGAAAATCTTTCGTTAATTTATCAATTATGTCGCGATATTTTTCGGGTGATGATGGCGCCGACAAACCGGCAAAAATATGGGCGATTTCTGATGGTGTGGCCTGCCAACATTGATCCAGCGTCCACCCAAAATTTATAATCAACTGAGCATGTAATTTCATGATAAAGCCGGCAAAATAATCATCCGACTGCATCATCATCGACCCATTAAAATTTGTTGTAATAATATTTTTAATGGCGGGGTTGCGTTGGCCAACCCGCCAGCCACCAATTTGGCCGAGAATATTTTTCTATCCACCGGTTTATCACACAAACAATGCCAATAAAGGGCGGATAAATGCGACAATTTTAATTGTCCTGCCGCTGCTTGTTCGACCATTTCAAATAAAGGGCCAATTTCTTCCTCTGCCGCGATTAAATTTTCAAAACTGGGCCGCAATATATAAATTTCGCCGTCCAAATTTAACGCGGCCTCTCCGCGATGGGGGTTTGCAATATTGTTCATGCGCTTATCACCGGACCGCTGCTTTCCAACGACAGGGTATAATTGCGCTCTCCATTATAATCGCCGGAATAATCAAGCCGCGTGACCAGAAATTTGCCCGACAATTTTTCACCGCTCTCAAAACATAATTGATAATCATCAATCAACCCTGACATCGCCATTTGCCGCAATCTTTGTTCCGCCTGTGATCCGGTAAAAATACCCGCCGCCGACACCGATACGGAACGCACGCCAGCGCCGGATAATAATTCGCGCCACCCATTTGACCCCTTATGGGTAATGTTGACGCTATCGCCGTTCACGCTCATCTGTGTGGTGCGTAATCCCGCCATTATTTGATAAGCTATGGGGGTGTTGCCATCGCCATTTTTTAATAAAAAGGCACTGCCCTTTTCTGCTGCCATAATATGTCTCCGACTATTGTTAAAATTTATTGATTGTGGATTGAAATGCGGGCCATGACACCCAAATCAAATGTCCATTTGCCGTCCGCAGTGCGTGAAGTTTCCTGCCGCAAAATTTGCATATTGATAATGTCATAACCGTCTTGAGCGCGGGGCATATTTTCAATCATTTTTGGTAATAATTGATGGATTTCTTCGCCGCCCACCTCCTCGCTTCGCGGCGCAATATATCGCAATGCCATACGTATTTCCTGCCCCTGAAACTCTGTTCCTGACCATGGCAATGCCATGCTGTTTTGAATGTTGATATAAGGCGGCGTGGCCTTATCCGGCCGCGCGAGATATACCGCATTTACATGCGCCATAATTTTTGCATTTTCGCGCAGCAATTGGCATATCGCACCGCATAATTTATATTCATAACTCATCGGCCATATTCCTTTTTGCTTTATTTTTTAATGGTCCATCGCATCAGGGGATTTTCATCCAATTTGGCCGATAATGATGGCGCGGAAATGATGATGCTGTCCGTTTCTGCCTTTGCATTTACGCCATTAAATTGCCCCAAATCAGATGCGATATATTGCCCCTTTTCATGGCATATTTGCTGCGCTTTTTTCTTTGCATATTGGTGTAATTTACTGCTTATCTCTTGGCCCATTTTCATAAACGCATCGCCCGATATGGCCGCCATAAAGCGGCAATTACAGGCGGAATTTCACCCATATTTTCATTGGCTATATCGCCATTATTTTGCCGGTATAAAAATGCCGCCAATCGCAAAATTCCCATGCGCAACGGCGCATCAATATCATCCCAATGGGCATGACATCCCACGTCAAAATATGCCCTTATTCGGCCCGCCGCTCCTGCTGTCATGACCAGGATTTTACCCTCCACATCATAAATTGAAATAATCGGGCGCTGTTTTATCATCTGCCATCCTGAACATATTGGCATTTCCACCCTGCCCCGCCGCAATAATAAACGGGCAGAGATAAATTTCTCGCAAATGTCCATCGCGGTGCGGATATGACCCATTAAAAGGGCGTCTTCATCGGATATGCTGATCCGCAAATCGCCCTTTAATTCATGCAGTGCGGAGGCCGAAATAACCGGACGGTCCAATTTTATATTTGTCATCGCGCCTGTCATAAATTTTCCACCCGCACGGAAATGCTGCGTTCATCCCATGTCCCATTGGTGAAAATAATTTTGTTGGATAGGCTGTATGTCGCGCCTATTTTGCCGCCTTCAATGGACACAAAACTATGCGTGCCGTCATGGCCATCGCCGACAATGGCCACCCCATTTTCATGCACGGGTATAATTGTCCAACTGCTTTGTTCAATCAATTCATTGGCGGCATATTGCGCGTGCCAATCAAAACGATAATCAACCCGCGATTGCGGGTCTTTTAATAATAATGTCATATGAAATCCTTTAATTTTTTAAGGAAATAGGGGGCTATGCCGTCTGTAATGGCAAATTTCAAAATTGCGGCGGGGCATTTTTTTTGCGTGCGGAAATTACGCCATCACCAGCTATAGACGGGGTGATACCGCGTGCCTTATTGCCCCAATATTTTGCCTGTCTGATGGCCAATTGCATGTCAGATGTGCGGGTTAAATTGGCATGGCAAATGGCGTATCGACCAAGTGAATATGCGCCCGTCATTTTTTTGCCAGTTTTTGATTTGGTAGCCTTTGTTTTGCCAGCCTTTGTTTTGCCAGCCTATTTTCTATCGCCGCCAATTTTTCCGATAATCGCCTAAATTCGCGTCTTTGCCATACAGCCTCCATCGCGAAACATTCGTCATAGCGAAGCCCCCAACGATAGTGCGTCTCGCCATCCTTATCCACATCGCCAATTTCATCACGGCAGCAAAGGCCCGTGGAAAATGCGTCCAACCCACGTGCGGCAAATGCGTCAAAAACGCGCTGTGCGATTAAGCCTGCATGCCATCTTTTCCCGCCGCGAAAACGATATCTTTGCCATTGAACATCACCCCATGCGTCAATCCAGCAATCGGGAATTTTGCCAATATGTTTTTTGGCATTTTCATCCGATGTGTTTATCGCGCCGCTGCCTGCAAAAATGCTGGCCCATCTGGCCCCGGCATGGCCCAAATTTTGTTGATTATCCCGCGCGGCATATACCCCGCCATTGGCATCTATGGTCATTTGATCCATGCCATTGGTGTTAAAATTTATCCGCCCGCCCCAATTGGCATAGCCAGCGGTTAATTTTAATTCCCCAACCAGGGCAAGGAAATCCACACTGCCACGTTCGACCCCGCCCGCCTTAAATTTCATCCCGCCGCGATTGTTTAAAACATTGCTGTTGGTGACGATATAGGGGGATGTGCCATGCACCTCCAATAATTCGGCGGGGCTATCCGTGCCTATGCCCACTTTACCCGTGGATGTAATGTTAAAACCTGTGCCGCTGCTATATTTTCCGTTGGCATCTTTGGTCAGGCAATTGGCCAGCTGCGCTGATAATCCGCTGATGGAGGATATGGGGTGAATATGGCTTGATAAGCTATAGCTGCCCGCCGCCTGTTTACCGTCCAACGCGCTTTGTAATCCGGTGATGGAGGATATGTCATGGCCATGCTGCATAAACCATGTGGCCGATGGGGTTAAAACAACCATTTTTAATCCGGCGGTAAAATCCACCTTTGCCCCATTTGCGGATGATGAAAAAATGACGACGCGGTTTAATGCGCCATTTTGGGTTAATTGCCCCTCACCCACTTCCCATTCACCGACCTTTGTAATGCCCGAAATGGCATAATGGAATTTTTGTCCCGCCGGTACATTATCGGTAAAGCGGCGATGGCCGGCAATTGCGCCATCTAAGCTAATCTCACCCAAACCCTCGCTATTTGTGCGCTCACCGATTAGGTCAGCAAAAAATAAATTACTCATCATCGCCTCTATCTTTAATAAAAAACCGCCCCAACATGCTGTGCTGGGGCGGCGTAGTTTGCTGTTAAAAATTAACAGCAGGGGGAGCTTCGTCCTATTAACGGGGGTTTATGACGCTGCGAATTTCATTACTTTAATCGCATCGCTATTCATCAACTGGCCGCCCACGCGCTTTGTCGCGTAAAAATGCACAAAGGGTTTATTGCTATATGGGTCACGCAAAATGCTGGTCGAGCTTCGCTCTGCAATTAAATATCCCGCATTAAAATTGCCAAATGCAATGGACAGGCTGTTCGCCGCCACATCGGGCATATCCTCCGCCTCTATCACGGGATACCCTAATAAAGTCGCAGGCTGTCCCACTGCCATAGATGGTTGCCACAAAAATGCGCCATCACTGGTTTTCATTTTGCGGATACGCGCCACGGTCGCGCTGTTCATCACAAAAACCGCCCCTTGGCGATAGGCGGGTTTTAACGCGTGGATAAGGTCAACAATCTTATCCTGTGGGTTGGCGGCGGCAAATGCACCCGCCGCGCCCGATGGAATATATTGCAATGTGCCAAATGCGCGAACATTATCATTTTCCAAGGTGGTCGGGCCGGTTAAAAAACCCTTTGGCTGGTTCACGCCCGTGCCGTTGATAAAGGCGGCGGCCTCCGCCCGGGCAAATTCGGCAGCAATTTCACCCGACAACCAATTTTCAACATCAAATGCCGCATCGTCCAACATGGCTTGGCTGGCCGCAGGATTGGCATATAAATCGCCAGTTGGCGGCGCAATTTCAACAAAATTGGGGGTTGCCGTCATCGGGCGCGGCGCACTGTCCGATGCCCAGCCAGAGGGCGTGCCGCCGGTGGTCACCAATTTGCGATATCCCGCGCTGCCCGTTTGGACCACATTGGCAATGGCGCGAATGGGGGAGATATTGGTTAACATGCGCCCAATCATTGTGTCAATTTCGCGCGGCACGGCAAATCCGCCATCTGCGCCCGAACCAATGGACAGCGACTTTAACTCAGTTTCCCGTCCGCTGCGTAAATATCCATCGACAAAGCTGCGCGATGCAGCGGATGAATAAAGCGATTTTTTACCCTCAACATTGCCGCCATTTTGCGGATTGGACAATGCGGGGCGTGCGGCGGCCGATGCCACCTTGTCCAAACGGGTCTTCACCGACTCCACATCGGATTTCACGCCGTCCACACTCTCGCTCAATTGTGAAATGACGCTTTCCTGCGCCTCAATTTTATCCACCAAATCAAATGATGCCTCCAATGGATCAATGTGATTATTTGATGTTGCTTCTGCCTTAATTTCAATATTTTTCATATAATATCTTTCCTTGTTGCACAATAATTCGCCCGCAAAGCCGCATGAAATTCATGAAAGCCGCAGGTGAAATTTTATATATTTTTTGGTATTTATGGGCTATTTAGACTTGCCTATTGCTGGCTGGCCTATTGCTGGCTGGCCTAATTTTGGGCGTAAAAAAACCGCCCAAAAGGACGGTTGCTATTTTTTTGAAATATTCTAACGCTTAAGCGGCAAAAATATTACATATTGCCTTCCATTTACGGGTCATCCAATTGGGCTTGCCGTCCCAATCCTTATCATCCTGCCATTTTTTGGCCAATGCCTCAAACTCACAAAATATTTTTGGATTATTTTTATAGTTTCTAACTTCATTTAAATAACCTGTCATGGTTTGATAATCATCAATATAGGCGCCATTAAACCAGCGGCGAAACACCATTT includes the following:
- a CDS encoding phage tail tube protein → MAAEKGSAFLLKNGDGNTPIAYQIMAGLRTTQMSVNGDSVNITHKGSNGWRELLSGAGVRSVSVSAAGIFTGSQAEQRLRQMAMSGLIDDYQLCFESGEKLSGKFLVTRLDYSGDYNGERNYTLSLESSGPVISA
- a CDS encoding gene transfer agent family protein, whose translation is MNNIANPHRGEAALNLDGEIYILRPSFENLIAAEEEIGPLFEMVEQAAAGQLKLSHLSALYWHCLCDKPVDRKIFSAKLVAGGLANATPPLKILLQQILMGR
- a CDS encoding phage tail assembly chaperone, which produces MMMQSDDYFAGFIMKLHAQLIINFGWTLDQCWQATPSEIAHIFAGLSAPSSPEKYRDIIDKLTKDFPDE
- a CDS encoding tail fiber domain-containing protein codes for the protein MMSNLFFADLIGERTNSEGLGEISLDGAIAGHRRFTDNVPAGQKFHYAISGITKVGEWEVGEGQLTQNGALNRVVIFSSSANGAKVDFTAGLKMVVLTPSATWFMQHGHDISSITGLQSALDGKQAAGSYSLSSHIHPISSISGLSAQLANCLTKDANGKYSSGTGFNITSTGKVGIGTDSPAELLEVHGTSPYIVTNSNVLNNRGGMKFKAGGVERGSVDFLALVGELKLTAGYANWGGRINFNTNGMDQMTIDANGGVYAARDNQQNLGHAGARWASIFAGSGAINTSDENAKKHIGKIPDCWIDAWGDVQWQRYRFRGGKRWHAGLIAQRVFDAFAARGLDAFSTGLCCRDEIGDVDKDGETHYRWGLRYDECFAMEAVWQRREFRRLSEKLAAIENRLAKQRLAKQRLPNQKLAKK
- the gp17 gene encoding tail completion protein gp17, encoding MSYEYKLCGAICQLLRENAKIMAHVNAVYLARPDKATPPYINIQNSMALPWSGTEFQGQEIRMALRYIAPRSEEVGGEEIHQLLPKMIENMPRAQDGYDIINMQILRQETSRTADGKWTFDLGVMARISIHNQ
- a CDS encoding phage major capsid protein; this translates as MKNIEIKAEATSNNHIDPLEASFDLVDKIEAQESVISQLSESVDGVKSDVESVKTRLDKVASAAARPALSNPQNGGNVEGKKSLYSSAASRSFVDGYLRSGRETELKSLSIGSGADGGFAVPREIDTMIGRMLTNISPIRAIANVVQTGSAGYRKLVTTGGTPSGWASDSAPRPMTATPNFVEIAPPTGDLYANPAASQAMLDDAAFDVENWLSGEIAAEFARAEAAAFINGTGVNQPKGFLTGPTTLENDNVRAFGTLQYIPSGAAGAFAAANPQDKIVDLIHALKPAYRQGAVFVMNSATVARIRKMKTSDGAFLWQPSMAVGQPATLLGYPVIEAEDMPDVAANSLSIAFGNFNAGYLIAERSSTSILRDPYSNKPFVHFYATKRVGGQLMNSDAIKVMKFAAS
- a CDS encoding tail tape measure protein encodes the protein MNRDIDELVIAIRADTGGFARDLQSMKTQLDGPFADGLERAGRGLERGLLSAIERGKFGFEDLRKIALSVLSDIASSAIKSGIGTIFGASAGGQSVGISGILGSLGQVAAAALGAPGRATGGPVSSGRAYMVGENGPELFVPSSGGNIVPQISGRGANVNININVSDNGRGSAPDSLRKSSRQIARQVRQALSS